The nucleotide window AGTTCGTGACAAATCAAGCTACTGAAAGTTTGATCCAGTAACATCCATGCTCTTGCTCTCAAACTGGATAATCAAAACTTCTGTCAATTGTCATCTGATTACCAATGTACAGAAATAAGGTGATGTAAAAATGTAGCATCAGTTTATCACTGGCCAACAACATAGTATTAGTAGTTGCCATTGGTAATGGCCATTGGTAATGGGTACCACCATCTCACAGCACCTGACATAAATCGCAAGCAAGGGAGGGAGACACAGGGGAAGAGGCTGACCCGGGAGGGATTCAGGTTGCCTAGCTCCGCGATCGCCACCTCGTGCGCCCGTATCTGCGGAACACCAAACCAAATCCAAGCGGCAGATTATTTTAGTTCTGCTCTCACCCGCCGAATTCGGAGGACAATAAAAGGAAGCTCGCGACGAGAACTACACGAAACACCAATAGAGGTGTGAAAGCATTGGGAGGTCGAAAatacctccttcatgaactccaccttcttctccaccacctccttcgCCGGTGCCGACCCTGCCGTCGCCGCTGCCATCTCTGTCCGCGCTTCGAGAAAACCCTTCGCCGGAAAGACACGCTTTGGAGCTGGAGCACAGCCGCAACACAAAGGAACCATGTTGAGGCCCATCCAGTCAACTACTAGTAACATCGGAGGCCATCTAAAAAAGAGAGGCCGGGTCTCACAGCCCAGGCCCAACTTCTCGGCTTTCGTGGCCCAAGACTTGGAGCCGATTTTCCTCTGAGGATCTCAGGTAGTGTTTGGTTTTTGGATGAGGTGGGATGGATCCGCTTTTTGACTGTTTGGTTGGGAGTCCTTAGGAACTAGGATATCCCACCTAGAGCATATCCATGAAATATTCGGTGAAATCAggactgtaacaccccggtgttatgctagcatttaggcactgcaaatcatgcatatcgtgcatcatcaagcatcctaatcatacatgcctaatcatgtaaataataactgaaaccctgcttcgaaacatacgaaacatgcttgtgaaacgtaaatgttgcatacacttgtttagagttgtttttgccctaattatgcttgctaggttaggagaacttgtttggcaatgattgtaaatcatctagaattatttagcacaatttttggagcaaagtttgtattcaaattattgccaaattttgctttaaaaataattctccaaaattagggttttgagttaaaattgactttaattttataattcaaaatctagatagaattggactttggtcaaaaaaaaatcaaagttgtagaggattaaattctaagcaattttcctttttgggacattttcaaaagatgtcattttcttgctcaaaatgataattGAAAACTAGTATttgaaaattccttgaaaatataatttgaaaattttcttttctaCCTTCACGGGCCGCCGCCTTGCTTCTCGGCCcatggccgaagccggcccggcctgcagcaGCGCCCGCCTCCCGCAGCGCCGCGCGCTTCGCATTGGCCCAGCAGCTGCTTTGCCGGCCCAAGCCCACGCCGCGCCTCCCActcgcccgcactcgcgcgcTTGCGTCCTGACGTCAGCAGAAGCTCACCGCcgtgtggcgccacccgtcgTCGGACTCCTGACCGTGCGGCCACGTGCCGCGGCCGTCTTGGCACCGCTGGCCACGCCTTaagcccccgcgcgcctgccAGAACCGCTCGCCCGTCCATTTTCTTTTCCTTCGGCTCCTCCCTTCGCCTTCGCAGCAGCGCAGCGAGCTCTGCCACCGTGCGCCGCAGTCGACGCCGGCGACGTGCTCCTCCTCCTGTGCCTCATTCCTCGATTCCgcccgccagcagctccgcctcgccctctgGCACCTGGTGCTCGCGGTTGTGACGCTTTTGAGCCAAGGTAGAGCCTTCTTCGCGCTTCGCTGCCATCGGCCATGGCGTCGCCGTG belongs to Miscanthus floridulus cultivar M001 chromosome 4, ASM1932011v1, whole genome shotgun sequence and includes:
- the LOC136551437 gene encoding uncharacterized protein isoform X2, coding for MAAATAGSAPAKEVVEKKVEFMKEIRAHEVAIAELGNLNPSRKAGNIFFRKSVKSVVTTEQKQLDQAKARLNKLNQA
- the LOC136551437 gene encoding uncharacterized protein isoform X1 is translated as MAAATAGSAPAKEVVEKKVEFMKEIRAHEVAIAELGNLNPSREVYQKAGNIFFRKSVKSVVTTEQKQLDQAKARLNKLNQA